GAATGGTGAGGGCTAATGGGTATGAGAGTGTCATTTGGGTTAACAAAGATTGGTACAAAGAGATAAAGATAACCCCAAATGTGTATAATATCCATGATCAAGTATGCAAATGCCCATATGCAAGAGAGATTAAGTTCATTAAGCATTAGTTCATTTGGAGTTGGTTTCAAGAACAATGCCAATCATCAAGCAAGCAACAAGTTTCAAGAAGAGTTTTTCAAGGCTCAAAGCTTACAAGCTTTTTCAAAAGATGCTTAAGCTACTTGATATGTTTAGCTAGGGTGTTAAATTCAGTTATAGACATGTGTTCTTTACAAGGTTTCTCCCAATTCATGAATACAATCTAAATGCTTCTAGACTCAATGCTAAAGATGCAAATGATTTGAATCTACATGAAGATTTAAAAAAATAAATAATTTTTTTTGTGTGGGTTTTCTATCCAAATAAGTATTCACAATGCAATGCATGAGACTTATGGCAAGTAAACAAAACAGAAAATGATATGCAAATAAATCAAGTGAATCTACATGAAGATTTTTAAAAAAAATTAATTTTTTTTTGTGGGTTTTCTATCCAAATAAGTATTCACAATGCAATGCATGAGACTTATGGCAAGTAAACAAAGCTTACAAGCTTTTTCAAAAGATGCTTAAGCTACTTGATATGTTTAGCTAAGATGTCAAATTGAGTTCTAGACATGTGTTCTTTACAAGGTCTCTCCCAATGCATGAATGCAATCTAAATGCTTTTAGACTCAATCCTAAAGATGCAAATAAATCAAGTGAATCTACATGAAGATTTTTAAAAAAAATTAATTTTTTTTTGTGGGTTTTCTATCCAAATAAGTATTCACAATGCAATGCATGAGACTAAGAGATCTAAGAGAAAAAAATAAACATGAAAACTAAATATGTACAAGGTTGGAGTGTAACTTACTTGGAGTGATTGACTGAATTGGGTGGTAGAGGACCCTTGGCCTCGGGTTTGTTTCACCGGTGGACATGGACTGAAGGGGAGAAGTGAAGAAAATATCTAGACTCAGCCTGAAAAGCCTCAACCATACTTATTAAATAACCTAAAAAGAGAAGATAAAGAAATATATACAATGGATAAACATTGGACTTCCTCCCAAGTGAGCATCTTTTAAGTCTCTAGCTTGACTTTGTGTGCTTTCTAATCATAAGTATCAAAAGGTTGAGCCAATGCACCTTTGGTCCTTCTCCTACAAGAACAAGGAACCAAGTATGCAAAAAAGCACACTACTGTCCATAGAAAATAGACAGATTTTTCCTCAATGAACTTCACTAAATATGTGACATGAATTATGAAATGCTCCTTGGGGTTTAGATGATCATGAGAATCAAAAGCATTTGGTGGAAACACAAATTTAACTACAGGCTCAAACGAAGTTTTGACAAAGTAGTCAACTCTACCTCCATCAATCAAATAAAACACAATGTTCTCATTCTCATGAAATTTTTTGACAAGGGAGTTTTCTATCTCAAGCAAGATCTTATCAACATCAAATTCATCCCTGAAATCAGCTAGTTCAAGAACAGGTTTAAGTTCATCAAGCATCAAAAACTCAGATTCGAGATCAATTGAAGCACAAAGATAGTTCTTGTCAAAACAAACTTCAATATGATCTCTAACAAGTTTTTCTACTCTCAACTCATCTAGTTTCCTAGTTTCACATCCGATCAAGACATTCATTGATAAGCACAAGAGAATCAAGATCAGAGGCAATATCTTCCACACAAGGCAAGCAAATATCCTCAAGATGAAGTTCTAAAGTAGGATTGCATATACCTTTTAGTTGGGTTGGTGGAACCCAATATATTACCTCTTTGAGCTGTTGAGCCATCCTTATCTCAATGCTTGTGAGCTCTCTTCCTTCTAGTGTTGCCCGATGTGATATAAGATTTAACCTGAGCATCACTGCCATGTCCTCCCTTGTCAACATTGGATTCTCTTGGCAAAGCTCATCCACCTTTACACTATGTTCTAGTGTGAGTATACTTTCATCAAATGGCTCCTCCACATATGGTTCATCATCATCAATGTGATCTTCAAGTGTATCTTCCTCTTCTTGTGGCCAAGTAAAGTGGCTTGCAGCCATCACTACAAAAAAGAAAAACTAGAATAAAAAGTTAGTAAATATACAAAGAAAAACAAAGATAAGAAAATAAAGCTTAGTCTTAAGAAAGTTTGAAATCGTAATGAAAAATCTACTTAGTTCTCCGGCAACGGCGCCAAATTGATTACGCGTTTAAGCACACACCAATTAACCTAATTTGCCAATAATACCACAATCGAATGGTATGTCATTGTATCATTTTAGGATCAAATCCACAAGGAACTAGTGATCTATAACACCAAAAATACACAAATTTCCTTAATCTAAGCAAACAAGAAGATAGATGATTTGTAACAAGCTAATATCCTAGAAATATAAACAAGGTGATCTCAAATCCAATCAAGAAATAAGTGCAAGAATTCAATCAAATGCTAAGGATGGATCCATGGGCAAAGATAATTGATATAAGGTGATCAAGGTTCAATCTAGCATGTTCAAACAAAACAATCAACAAGTCTATAGGTCTAGATATCATTTAAAATAGATTAATCCACTCTCGTGATAATAATATTTATGCTAGTCATGCATAAAACATCAACTCCCGTTGGCTAACACATTCAAGCATGCACAAATCACAAGTCTACTAACCACTTAAACATCTCGGATATCAACTGCCGTTGGCCAAATATGTAAAAGACAATGATAAGTTCATTCAAGCATTTTACCAAACATCTTCCGAGCGTAAAATAGCTTAAAGTCTAGATGAGAGTGATCAAGTCTAATCTAGCATTAAGAACACTTAGCAAGCATAGAACATTGTTAATCAAGCAATAAACATCCTAAATATCCACTTAATCACACTAATCTATCTAACCCATGAATCACAAGGTTACTATTCACTAATCTCCATGAGAAACCTTAAACCCATGTAAGAATCAAGGCTAATCATGTTAATGAGCAAGAGAAACACATATATAAGATCAAGTACTTCATTAGATTATCAAAAGATTCAAGCTTTTACAAGTTTAGACAAAGTCTTAAAAAAAATGAGATAATCCCAAGATTTTTAGGTCTAATTCTATTTATAGGTGAGTGAAACTCGAGCTGGTTTGATAGAATTAAACCGGCTCAAACCGGATTAAACCGGTCAACAATTTAATCTTGCAAATGAGGATCACCACATCGGCTTCTTCCTCTTGCTCCGCTAAGCCGCTCCCGAGCTCGCTAAGTTGCGCGCGGTTGGGCCATGTCGCAACACTAAACCGCTCTCATCCACAGTTGACTTACACCGGTATCTCGTCCTCGCTCTTGGAGGTCGCTGTGAACCACGCTCAAGACTCAACAGTCTCTCTCCCGCATGGCTACAACTCGCGGTGGTCGTCGCTTCAAGCTTCGTCGTTACTAACCTATCCACTGAACCGGAACCACCAAGCCACAGCCAAGCTCAATCCGTCGTTCGTTCATCGTCAACACCTCGCCGGTGCTCAGTTCTCCCGTCGTGGCTTTCGTCGTGGTAAGCTCTCCGCCGTGCTCTCAGCCTCCGCCGTCAACGGAATCAGCCTCACCGCCGTCGGAATTTTCGGGATCTACAGCCACGAGAAGCTCCTTCGCCGTTGGAGTCGAGCCTCACCGTCACGGCTCTCTACGGATCGAGAAACACACCAATGGCCACTTTTGGTTATATTGCAAAACAGGTCCCTGAACTTCTGGTTATCTTCAAATCAGTCCAAGACTTTGCAAAATTGCAGAAACGTGTCTTTGATTCAGCCCCAAACATTTTGAACTTCCAATCTAACCCAGCGAGTGTTCCAAAACTGCAACCTTGGTCCCTAAACTTTGATTAACTTCATATTTTACCCCAGACTTCCAAATGTGCATTCCAACCCCTATGATATGCAAATATTGATGCAAATGCAACATAAAGACCTAAATTCAACCTAGAATGAACATAATAAGCTAAAATATGGATCTAAAACTCATAAAAATCAAGAGATATCAATCCCCATCAGAAAATGTCCAAAACTTTGGTCCATTTATATGCCGCAATCCATGCATATACACGTCTTGCCACTTAGATGTCAGGTAATAATCTGCAATAAAATCTTCAACTTCCATACCATTCTCTCTGATTGCGCACACAGCGTGACAACAAGGTATCCCAGTCAAGTCCCACTTTCGACAATCACAAGTTTGCAGATTCATCTTCACAGAATAACCATTCAGGTCCCGGACAATCTCGAATTCACCATCAGTACTACCCACTGAATAACAGTTATGTGCTTCATCACATGCCTTTGCAATCTCTTTTCTTTCTTTTGGTGTGTATGTCCCAACCTCCCTATCAGCAGTCTTAAATCTGATTGCAATCCTTTTCATTGTGTCTCTTCTAATCAACTCCATCATCTGCACAAAGGGCTTCTTCCTTGCAATCTTCAAGGTTCTATTAAAAGACTCGGTTAAGTTGTTATGTGTGTCGGAACAACAAGCACCAGCTCTGAAGAAAGCCCTACACCAAGTGCGATGATCCTTCTTCAACAGCTCCTCACAAGACCTAGGATCATAATCTTTGAATATTTCCAGATTCCGATCAAAATCAGGTTCGTGTAGCTACTAGCAATCCGCCAAAACAAGGGTTTCAACATGTCGGACTTGTGATTCTTCTTGAGGTTTGAGTAAACGTGCCTTGCACAAACTCTATGTTCTGCTCTTGGTAGCTCAACTGCCACGCCATGGATCAACCCTCTATACATATCTGAAATAATGGTAGTCTGCTCACCTAATCCCAGCGCCAAGTCCTCTTTCAATCTGTGAATAAACCACTGCCAATTATCATTTCTTTCACCAGATACCACACCCCATGCTATTGGGAAAACCTGGTTGTTTGGGTCTCTTCCTATAGCTGTCAAGAGCATTCCCTGCAATGAATGTTTGAGGAAGGTTCCATCCAACCCAATTATGGGTCTGCAATTCTGCTTCCATGCAATCCTCAATGCGTCAAAGCAAACATAGAAGCTGCTAAAAACGTGACCTCCGTTTAAATTCCTAGTGGTGTTGATCTCTGTAATCGTACCAATGTTTGACCGTTTGAGCTCCACTACATAGTCTCTCAGCCTTGAAAATTGCTCATTACACTCAGCTTGAAGCTTATCAAGTGTCATTCTCCTTGCATTTTGCGACTGTGGAACAGTGATGATAATGTTGTAGCGGTTCCTCATCTCTTCTTGGATCATCGGTCCACTCATATCTGGATTTTTTCTCATCGCTTCTAACATCAAATCAGCAATCACTGGAGCCTTTATAGTCTTGCACCGACTAGTTGGGTGACAAGTATGCTTGTTTTCATACATTTTCACCATCCACTGGTTAAGTGGTTTCTCTACGGAGCAGTAGATACGCCAAGGACAACCCTTTCCATTGCAACGAGCCCCAATTTTTGTTTTCTCCCATCTATCATACACCAAATTTCGTCTAGTCTTCAAGATGTAAGAGATCACTTGTTTCTTGAACTCTTCTCCACTGGAAAATGTCTCTCTTAAGCTGAGTACACCATCTAATAACTCTGCTCGAGCCATCCTTTCAGCTTGTTCCTCTTCCTCATCTGATGATGCTTCAGTATTCGGATACACTTCATCTTCATCAGGAATCTCATCATCATAGTTGTTGTTTATCACATCAATATCCTCCTCGACAGCCTCATCATTCTCATCGCTTTCATCATCTAAGGCTCTCAAGTCGGACCAACTATCATCTTCACTTTCTGACACATTACCACTTTCCTCATAATCTGCATCATCTCCATCTTCTTCGAACCCATGCTCTCCTGCTTCTTCATTAACAGTATTCGCTTCGTTCTCATGCTCTCTTTTCTCAATGATTCTCTCCTCCTCGTTAGCTCCTTGGCCAATCATTCTCTCTTCTTCTTCGAGCACTACATTTTCCTGCTCCACATTCACTTCATCTTCATTGATTCTCTCATCTTCACCTATATTTTCAATGTAGAAATCTATTTCTCTCATCCAACAGCCCCCAGTTGCCAATTTCTTCTTACCTTGATCAATATTATCCGATAAAGACTTCCTATCTTCTAGGTCTTCATAAGGTAACTTACACCACATATTCCTCAACTCTGTTTGGTGCACCATTTGAAACACCACGCCTTCAAAGATTGTAACTCCATCTACTTCTAATACCTCGACTTTTCCATCTGCATAAATAAGCTTTCCATCCACGGTTTTGAATTTGCCTGAATGGTAGCAATTCACCTTCACTGTAATGTCCCTGAAAATTCAACATAAACAGGGTAAACTTCTTCATTGAGGCATTTTACCAAACACGTTATGTGCTTTTTTAAAATTTAACTCAAGCTTATAAAAATGGAATTGCAACCAAAAGAAGAAATGGAGGAGAACAAAATACATACCTCATGATTTGTACAACAATCCACGAAAGCACTCTGATAATCTCTCTTCTTTCTTCGATTTTACAATCTTATGATTTTAGTTAAACGAAATCATCGGCTTTTTTCTTTGATTCGAAACCCTAATACTTTTTTCCCCAATTCAATTTAATTAGATAGGATAAGGGTCGGGTCGATTTTAGTGGTCGGATTTAAATTTGGGTTTGGGCGGATTAAAGTTTCAAAAATTCGATTTGACCCCAAGGAGTTTATAGTAGATCTAATTGAACCTCGCATGGTTAATTAGATACATTTCTAAGAGTTTATGTAGTTATAGATACAATTTAATACTTCAGATGGTTCGCGATACATTAACTAATAGTTCGTGTAGCTACAAATCTTTTTTCCTAATATGTGCGCATGCGGAGAGTGAGTTTTTATATTAATATTTATTCATTAAATAATTTTAATATTTTGCAACACTACAATCTTTATCGGTTGTAAAATGACAAATACGAATGTTTGTCTCTTAAATATATCATCGTTGTTGAAGAGTTAAGGTATTACAACTCATTTTATTTTTTTCTAAGACTTCATATGCACAAAAAAATAAAGTTTTGTGGTTGACACAAATCACCAAAACCAGATAGGCAACATCGATTGTAAAATGATGAAAGATGATTAGTTTTTATGCTTTCGATTTGTTTACTATTGATTCCCCATAAGTAATTTCATTTTCTACCTCTATAAAATTGTCTTTCCATTCTTATTTTTGTTTCATTGATATGAGTTTTGTTTCTTTTTTACTTTTTCTATGAATTCGGTGAATTATATAAGTTCAATTTAAAAAAAAAATGGACTTATGTAAAATGAGTTCACTCCAGATACATATCTAAGAATCAAAATTTTGAAAAAAAATCACTGGCAAATTCAAGTTCCAAGTTAGTGTTCAAATCTAATATATCATACTGTTATATAATATAAGTGCAGACTCGAAATATAAATGTATGTCTAGTATATATTCACCAGTTCAGTCTAAAAACTATATAATTCTAAAACAACAAAATAATTACTTATTTTATTAACTTACGCATTTAATGTTTAGTTATTTAAGAATATACCGATAATATATATATATATATATATAATATATATTTTACTATTTTAGTATATGTAAACTATGTATAAACTAAGAAGTGTTTGATTTATTAAACGATAAACCAGAAAATTTATAATAAATAGTTCAAATCTGTAATCTATACTATTAAAGCATGATCATATCTATTTTTAACCACTACCCTACCCTTTTATTTACTACACTAGGATAAGATCCGCGCCTTGCACGGAGTGATAGTTTGATTTGAAAATTTATTATGAACATAACATTTTGTAGATATTTTGAATAAAATTAATGGATATAAACATGTATAATATGTTAAACACATGTAAGTAGTGAATTGTAATTTGCATGGTGTGTTTATTGAAAAAGTAAATAATAAATAGAATTGAAAAGGAATGCACATAATTTTTTAAGTAGTACCAAATGTTTACGAATAAAAAATTTTGTTTATTGGGTGAGCCTTTGAATATATATTTTAGTGGACTATATTTGTTGGACTTCATTTTAGTGGACTTAAGAAGTGTCTAAAATATCTTCGAACCAAAACTTTATTTTAAAGGGAAAAAAACCTCAAAACGAAGATTTAAAGGTTGATTGTTCCAATCATGAATCCTCAAAAAAAATATTTAGAGGCTTATTTATTTACATTATAATCCTTTACAATAACAAAAATTACTAATAATGATAAAACTTCACGAATGCATATAAAACATACATTTAATATATTATACAGCACGTAATATTATAATATTATATAATAAAAGATAATATAAGAAAAAAAAATATATATATATATATAATAAAACAGCACACATACACAAAAATTTTAGAAAGTTATATACATATAGAATGCATTTTTATTTTGTGTTAGCTTTATTTAATATATTTTTTATTGTGTGAACTTTATTTTAATGTTATGTAATATTTATCATATTTTATTTTATTTTGGTGTACTTAAGTTATTATAAATTAAGCTTAGTATATACTCCCTCTGTTTTCAAAAGATGCATATTCTAGACTTTTCACATATATTAAGAAAACTCATTAAATATGCATTATTTTTTGTGAATAACAATTTTTTCATAACTTTTAGCCAATAGAAATTCAATAAACACCATTAATTTTTTTGAAACTTACAATTTTTCATAAAATCATACATTGGAAAAGTAAAAAATGTATTTTTTTGAAACAATTTTTTTTCTAGAACATACATCTTTTAAGAACGGAGAGAGTATATATTTGTGAAAAGAAATAAAGATAAAAACTTATAAAAAATAAAAGATAGTTTTGAGGTTCTAAATAGTACAACCTTAAATTTGAGATTTTATTATTTATAACCTCAAAATTTGAGGTTGAGTTGGAATTGCCATTCCCTGAACATCGCTATATTTGCGGGAAAGGGGATTAGAGTTAGAAAAATCCAATTTGTTCAATTCCATGTAAATCGGTAGTGATTATGTAACAATTATCTATTAAATACAGCTTCCTCAGCTTAAAATTCCTTTCTTTTATTTATCTTGAAGCTATTTATCTACTTAAATTTTATCTTTCTGAATGTCTTTTAAGAACTCAACTCAATTCTACAATGTTGCAATATATGTCTTTTCTGATTTG
This genomic interval from Brassica oleracea var. oleracea cultivar TO1000 chromosome C2, BOL, whole genome shotgun sequence contains the following:
- the LOC106323709 gene encoding uncharacterized protein LOC106323709, translated to MRDITVKVNCYHSGKFKTVDGKLIYADGKVEVLEVDGVTIFEGVVFQMVHQTELRNMWCKLPYEDLEDRKSLSDNIDQGKKKLATGGCWMREIDFYIENIGEDERINEDEVNVEQENVVLEEEERMIGQGANEEERIIEKREHENEANTVNEEAGEHGFEEDGDDADYEESGNVSESEDDSWSDLRALDDESDENDEAVEEDIDVINNNYDDEIPDEDEVYPNTEASSDEEEEQAERMARAELLDGVLSLRETFSSGEEFKKQVISYILKTRRNLVYDRWEKTKIGARCNGKGCPWRIYCSVEKPLNQWMVKMYENKHTCHPTSRCKTIKAPVIADLMLEAMRKNPDMSGPMIQEEMRNRYNIIITVPQSQNARRMTLDKLQAECNEQFSRLRDYVVELKRSNIGTITEINTTRNLNGGHVFSSFYVCFDALRIAWKQNCRPIIGLDGTFLKHSLQGMLLTAIGRDPNNQVFPIAWGVVSGERNDNWQWFIHRLKEDLALGLGEQTTIISDMYRGLIHGVAVELPRAEHRVCARHVYSNLKKNHKSCEELLKKDHRTWCRAFFRAGACCSDTHNNLTESFNRTLKIARKKPFVQMMELIRRDTMKRIAIRFKTADREVGTYTPKERKEIAKACDEAHNCYSVGSTDGEFEIVRDLNGYSVKMNLQTCDCRKWDLTGIPCCHAVCAIRENGMEVEDFIADYYLTSKWQDVYMHGLRHINGPKFWTFSDGD